The Dioscorea cayenensis subsp. rotundata cultivar TDr96_F1 chromosome 18, TDr96_F1_v2_PseudoChromosome.rev07_lg8_w22 25.fasta, whole genome shotgun sequence genome includes the window GAGCTTTAGCTAGCTCAGCTTGGAGATCACTAACTTGTCTTAGTAAGTGGCATATAACTCCGGTGCTGCCATACACCGGATCTCTCATCCTTGCGCTCGCTTCATACACCATAGCGCTCACCGCATCGGCTCTCTGGCTCTCCGGAAGCTCCTGTAAATCAATGCATGCACGTAAAAgtgtaaaacaaatatattatttaggcTCAATTcaatcttaaaaatataaattaataatatgaatatCACTATATAGAAAGTAGAGCACATAAGGAACAAGTTTCTTATAGAAAACTTAATTAGAATTGAAACCtgcaagaatttgatgatgttgcTAGCACCAAAAACACGGTGTGCCATGGTGAACTTGAGAGGATCTGTAGGAGGAAAATATGGAGCGAGCACGCATTTATCGGTGCACCGGCGCCGGAGAAGCTTGCAGGCAGCACAAGGGATTAGTATTATAACTGGGTTAGAGGAGGAGGATGGATTTGGGAGGGTGGTGATGGTTGTTCCAGTTGACTCCATTAGTGATCAATGCAAGTTTTTGAATTGAAGGTGGAAAAGTTGAATGTGAGGTATTCAAGTAATGCAGGGGAAGGAGAGCTAGGATTTATATAGTGAAAAGGCACAAAGGAATGAATGGTATTTAGGGAAGAAATTGGCGGTTGATGATGTCATCAATCTCatgatatgtgtatatatatatatgtgtgtgtgatgAGCTAATTACGTTTGTGGGCCAAAGCCATGTGTCACGTGTGCAATATGGACATCTGGTTTTCCATATGGAAGTGTGTGTTTTCCACTccacaaataaataatactgGCAGAAGAATTATCTGGAATCTGGAAGACAACCACTAAATAGCCTAGTAAAAGCCATTATTCATGGCCTCAATAGATGAATGGTgtaattaacataatattatattactgtTATANNNNNNNNNNNNNNNNNNNNNNNNNNNNNNNNNNNNNNNNNNNNNNNNNNNNNNNNNNNNNNNNNNNNNNNNNNNNNNNNNNNNNNNNNNNNNNNNNNNNNNNNNNNNNNNNNNNNNNNNNNNNNNNNNNNNNNNNNNNNNNNNNNNNNNNNNNNNNNNNNNNNNNNNNNNNNNNNNNNNNNNNNNNNNNNNNNNNNNNNNNNNNNNNNNNNNNNNNNNNNNNNNNNNNNNNNNNNNNNNNNNNNNNNNNNNNNNNNNNNNNNNNNNNNNNNNNNNNNNNNNNNNNNNNNNNNNNNNNNNNNNNNNNNNNNNNNNNNNNNNNNNNNNNNNNNNNNNNNNNNNNNNNNNNNNNNNNNNNNNNNNNNNNNNNNNNNNNNNNNNNNNNNNNNNNNNNNNNNNNNNNNNNNNNNNNNNNNNNNNNNNNNNNNNNNNNNNNNNNNNNNNNNNNNNNNNNNNNNNNNNNNNNNNNNNNNNNNNNNNNNNNNNNNNNNNNNNNNNNNNNNNNNNNNNNNNNNNNNNNNNNNNNNNNNNNNNNNNNNNNNNNNNNNNNNNNNNNNNNNNNNNNNNNNNNNNNNNNNNNNNNNNNNNNNNNNNNNNNNNNNNNNNNNNNNNNNNNNNNNNNNNNNNNNNNNNNNNNNNNNNNNNNNNNNNNNNNNNNNNNNNNNNNNNNNNNNNNNNNNNNNNNNNNNNNNNNNNNNNNNNNNNNNNNNNNNNNNNNNNNNNNNNNNNNNNNNNNNNNNNNNNNNNNNNNNNNNNNNNNNNNNNNNNNNNNNNNNNNNNNNNNNNNNNNNNNNNNNNNNNNNNNNNNNNNNNNNNNNNNNNNNNNNNNNNNNNNNNNNNNNNNNNNNNNNNNNNNNNNNNNNNNNNNNNNNNNNNNNNNNNNNNNNNNNNNNNNNNNNNNNNNNNNNNNNNNNNNNNNNNNNNNNNNNNNNNNNNNNNNNNNNNNNNNNNNNNNNNNNNNNNNNNNNNNNNNNNNNNNNNNNNNNNNNNNNNNNNNNNNTTTAATGGATGCCCTCTTGTAATTTCATGGCGGTAAATTATAATAAGTAACTTCTAGATATTCTTGTTAGCAGCAATGTAATAGCTCTTACATGTACATTAGCCGTGCCTTCTTATTCCACCAACCTTGGGGTATTTTGGACGTCCGTTCCGAGTCGATCTTGTGgattcaattcaattcttatGTACCCATAAATACTCTCGTTTGTATACTTTGAGAAatatatagagaagagaaagaaagagagaaataaaagaagaagctAGAGAAGAAGAACTTAATTAACTTGGGGTTTTGGGTTTTGGTAATACCACTGCTCTACAATGCTTTATTACTATATCTTTTACATTTATAACGTATATATTCTTATACAAAAGTTATCACGTGCGTTTGCTCAatgtgatttttaattttcttttgactcatctaatatatatgttatatatgtggaatccatttctaacatCTGAATCGCGGGAAGGATCGACGGATAATATAATACTACCAAACCATACATTTTTATTCGATCAACAATACATAAgatttttcttagaagcatacataaaaaaacatacagatactaaagccactaaggctaatattgcgagattttttaaaataaacaagaaaaaaacactaatattattattacaaatgagtttttttccatcaaatccaaattatcAAGCATCATCTTTTCCTAAGTTTTCACGGCAACCCTCTCTCCGGCGATCGTTGACAAAACCTGGTAAAGATCTGTCGAgcccctttttctcttctccgaCGCCCTTCTCGCTCACTACTGGCCCCTTCGAGGTTTCTCCCGTCGGCAACTCGGCCGGCTTTTCTCCGTCGGCAACTCGGTCGGCTTTTCTCCGTCGGCCCCCTATTTTCTTCTCTCCCCtatttttacttcttcttcccttttaaattataatcactttcaaacaaattttaattcccaatgCTGCAATAATTGCAGCGTATAAACAGCGATCTAGTATACATGAACGAAAGATCAGTATGCATGAATAGTATCGATACGTGAACAGATCCGTATACATGAGCAATGTATAGATGCTTTATGTTTTATTCTGTactctctattctaattacatgttgtattattattttgaagagaaaatggcaaatattgcaaaaagagaatttgaggcccttcaaatctcggggagcaattatatatcctggagcctcgatatcaagctccatctgaaagcaagaaacctgagtaaaactattgaggctaataacaatgagcctagtgataataaggcgaaggccttaatatttataaggcatcatattgatgatggcatgaagaatgaatacttgaccattgaggatccacaggaattgtggttatccctgaaagagagatttgaacatctcagaatggtctacttgcccaaagCACGCAATGATTGGTCAAGCCTCGGGGTTTCAAGATTTTTAAAAGCGTGCGAGAATATAAttccgagctatttaaaattgttttcaaGATTGCCTCTCGTGGAGAAACGATGATGTGAaggaatgatgctcgagaaaacatttacaacatttcacgcacgaaatgttatattacaacaagaatatagaaaagaatttttacaaaattctcgaattaatttcttgtctcctcgtggcggagcaaaacaatgaattgttgatgcgagaatcatcaatctcgaccatctgGATCAGCACCACtgccagaaattaattttaagcAAAGAAGATGGGCGTGGTCGCGGTGCTAGTTTTAAAAACCGCGTGGGACGAGgaaattatggtggtcgaggactacTGCGGTCGTGGTGGGGGgcgaaataatatcggaccatCGCGATAATAGAATTGATGTACATCAGCGAagcaacaaagccacaagatggggttagagacaaagaaagatacatgctatCGTTTGTGGCACGGAAGGTCGTTGGTCCGAAATTTGCAGGGACCCCAAaacattttgtccatctttaccaagaatcacttaaaaacaagaaaggtaaagatattgagacaaatttctTTCGACAACTccatagttgatccaattgaggataattccataaataatttaaatgtaatcgaaaatacatatttagatatgtcgatttccttatagactagtcctgtaatatgtctttatgttttattaaattatgttttttcttttgttttgttagaatatgggtcgatgatgaatgcattattgatcatgggacaacgcatactattttgacaagaaaaaaatatatttttatatccttatcaatgagaaaggcatatATAGCCACAATAGCGAGGTCATCGGACACGGTTGAAGGTTCGGAGAAGCGACGATTGATGTTGCTAAATGGAACATCCTTGCGAGATgaaaaaaatgctctctattccccaagtctaggaggaaccttttaagctttaaagatatacgtctcaatggatatcatttagagagcggttgataaggaaggaaaagaatatctttatattacacaagtcatttcatgccaaaacgtgtacttgaaagctttcctgTATATCCTCGGGATTATATttttacacgtattaaagtgatggaatcacatacggtgattaacccggaaggttaatgacccggagatatttaaaatatggcatgaaagacttggacatccagGGTGCTATTATGTTACgcggattattactagttctcatggacacccactgaaggattataaaaatcctaacacataatgaatatgcatgttcgaAAGATGTtcaatgggaaagctaataaccgGACCTTCTATAACAAAGGTGATcgggtgaatctcctaaatttttttagaaagaatactaAGGAGACAttttgtggaccaatacatccgtcgtgtggaccatttaggtatttttatggttttaatcgatcgatcgactagatggtcccatgtttcacttcatctacaaggaatgtagcatttgcaaggttattggcacaaattatcggggcttaaagcacaatttccagattatcccataaagacaattcgtcttgataattgtggtgaattttcatcaaaatcattttatgattattgtatggtagttggaatacatgttgagcatccagtagctcatgtacatacccaaaatgggttagcggagtcattaattaaaagactccagaTTATTGCCCGATCGATGTTATTAAGGACGAAGCGCCTACAAGTGCGTGagggtcatgctattttgcatcTCTGCAGCTTTTAATACTGGATCCGACCCACtcgcatgtaattcatattcaccacaccaacttgttatgggtaaaagAGCcccgatatttcatatataagaatatttggttgtgcaagatatgtgccaataccaccaccaaatcgtactaaaaatgggtccacaacgcagacttggtatatatgttggttatgattccccttcaattatacgatatttagaaccattaatgGGGGATGTATTCTACTGCAAGATTTGcatattgtcattttgatgaatctgtcTTCCCCTGCAttaggggagaaatgattactcaaaaatgagccaaaaagaaattgattggaatgcatcacgattacatacatatgatcctcgtaccaatgaatgtgaacttgaagttcaaaggatcattaaattgcaaaaatattgcaaatgaaataccgaTGCATTCACcgatactaaaatggtaaccaaatcatatataccactgctaatgctcctgcaagaattgagattcctaagaatccattgaaaagaaaatcaaatagaaaataaaaccacgacaaaaaaatgtggaagaccaattggtgcCAAAAGATTGACTCCTAGAAAAGGAagcgagaaaaaaataaagataaggatctcccatgtgaaaagggagaggaaattataaaaccctcgtaacaagttaatgaagaatcaatggggaTGATATTTcgaaaaatgttgaaaaattcaatttgctatgtagatgatggtcaaagatcgaatcggcatgagaccgaaaataaatgatatattcatctacaatgtggctacgagatatagaaataaataccgATAATGATCCGAGCCACGATCCATcaagaatgtcgacaaagaaatgattggccaaaatggaaagaagctatccagtcgagctaaattccctatcaaaacgTGAGGTGTTTGAGTCGATAGTGCCAACACTGAAAGGGATAAAAACCGatcggttataaatgggtgtttgtgagaaaaagaaatgaaaaataatcaaattatgagatacaaagcaagaccTGGTTGCtttcaaggtttttctcaaatgcccggtattgattatgaagagacatactctcctgtaatggatggaattactttttcgatttttttaattgccatggcagaagtaataaattagatatgcagattgatggatgttgtcacaaaGCATATccgtatggattacttgaaaaatgacatatatatgaaaaatccctcgaaggatatagaaaaacaaacattacaaataatcatcatttatactctattaaattacgtagatctctttatgggttaaaaacaatcctggacggatgtggtataaccgtcttagtgaatatcttataaaagaaggataccaaaatgatagtatatgtccatgtgtgtttattaaaaagttatactaacggtttttgttgtgatagcgtgatatgtggatgatttaaatcttgtaggcactccttcCGAAATCAGCAATCGCAAACGAtcatatttgaaaaagaatttgaaatgaaagatttgggaaagaccaaatttcGTCTAGatatacaaatcgagcacttatcctcgtgaatatttgtgcatcaatcaaccctATACGTAGAAAAGGTCTttgaagagattcaatatggagaaggcttatccactCGAGTACGCCTGATGGTCGTCCGAACTCTTGATGTTCGAAAGATCCATTTCGCCCAtcggaagaaggagagatcattcttggtccgaaactccatatttaagtgcaatcaGTGCATTAATGTATCTCTGCAAATAATACGAGACCAGATATAGCTTTGCGAtgaaatcttctagcaagatacgCTTCTACACTCGACACGAAGACACTCTGGAAAGGAAtaaaagatgtgctacgttatttacgaggaactacggatccgggtttattctatcgacatgagtcttcatccaacctcacgAGTTTTTCGTCGATCTCTGGGTATCCGTCTCGATCCTCATAAAGGGCGATCTCGGATCGGATAcatgttttcttacaatggtacagactatctcatggcgttccacaaaacaaactcttacagactacttcatcaaatcatgtcgaaattctagctctccatgaagcaagtcgtgaatgccaatggttacgatctatgattgggcatatcATATATCCTCAGAATTACCATCGAGAATaacaaatgctacagtaatttatgaagacaacaatgcttgtatttctcaaatacaaggaggttatattaaaggtgacagaacgaaacatatatcaccaaaatttttctacactcatgatctccagaaagaaggcgttatagaagttcaaaagattcaatccagtgagaatcaagctgatctattcacaaaatcacttcctaagtgcattcaccaaagacttatatacaaaatcgggatgagaagacttaaggatgtaagtacttctgatatgagttaaaagttatttatttgagggggagactgtactctttttcccttcgccaaggtttttgtcccaatgggtttttccaaggcaaggtttttaatgaggcagtaaCCCTCAAATGTGccaaggatagtgtactctttttccttagctaggtttttatcccactgggtttttcctagcaaggttttaacgaggcatatcctttggtcgtaggcatccaagggggagtgttataaacaaatatttttaatggatgcctactgtagcaatttcactgtagcagccggCATTACTATAGTAACTTCTAGATATTATCAGTAGCAGTGAACATCAGTAGTGTACCGCCCATGTGGTACTCGTAGTGACCACTGCAGTCATGTACTATTCCACCAACTAGGGtatttttggaccgtcggatcgaatcgatccccGGCCGCTCATTCAACTCTtagtaaccctataaatacccctcattttgtatactttgaaaatatatagagaagagaaagaaaagagagaaataaaagaagaaagaagaagaagaacttaattcttcagggtttttgggtttttggtaaatactctggctctctattcttattactatctttacatttataacatatatattcttaacaattacaaatatattctagaaataatgtaaaaatattgtATCGGTATTGTTAATCTAATATTCATCTAATCCTTCTATGGAAGAAACTGTATTCTCTATCCTTCTaaaattataagatatatagaaaaaattattattgtatgaTTGTGGTTATTAATATATCTACTTCAACGTATATAAGAAACTCTAATTATCTCGCACATTAGCTCTTTCCACATTATAAATCTTTAAGAAATCATTAAGCCACTGAAACTAATGTATCACCGTATTTGTCTATCATTTTGACACCTCTTTTTTAGGCTAACACTCGTCGCcattcattaaaagaaaagttaataaaaaaaaataaaaaaaaaaactagactCAAAGATATATGAAGTACAAGTTAGAAGAGTCACTATGTCTCCTTCCATGTGAATAAAGTTTTTGATCATTCTCAGCCAACATGTTTGGAAAAACGAAACCTTGGAATCTTATCAGCCAGTTGGTGTGTGTTGGGTCTGGGTCCCAATCCGTAATGACTTGGGTTGGTTCCAACGTGGTGAATCCCCAACATATAATTAGGTCTGTGGGCCAAAAACATACATCATTGTATGGAATTAAAGTCTCATTTTCTGCCAAATAGGAACCATGTTTACATGAGCATAACTGATTTTATGAGAAATTATAGTTTTACATCACTCCATTCAATAAATAAcactttatatgtatataaccgGTTATCTCATGATCTATTGTTATAATATTTACTATATAATGTATTTATTCTTGCTTAGGGTTGAGTAGGTTTAAAATCTAACTCCATTATTGTGCATGATAATTTATCCACATCtcgtaaaaaattaaaatatatatatattaaatgtaaaaaactataataaatCCACTGACATCATGAGAAACAtggatgaaaaagaaaaaaaaacataaaattaatataaagcaATAACAATCcgataaaaaatgaaataaaactttAATAGGAGATGAATTTTCATAATCTGTCATTTCTATATCTCATAACTCCAAATAAGCAAAACTTCATCTAAATTAATGTACGGTTGAATCTTCCAGCTTGATTCTTTTTTCCGGCTTCAACTAGGGATGTAGATGGAGACTAGATTGTAAGTGGTTTCGGAGCCCATTGACTTGATTCTAAGGTTTCAGGGACAATGATGGGAAGTGAGTCTAGTTGGAAGTGTAAGCCATATAGCATGTGATTTGCGACGGAAGTCTACTTACagatacatgcatgcatgcatgcatgcaagtcTCAGGCAGAGTTCGCTTTCCATCTGGACCTCACCCAGTTTTCCCACTTACCAGACTTCCGTGAGTTCCTTTTGCCAACTGATTTATTTATGCATCCAGCTTGTAACCCAAATTATACCAGTTGTGTTTgctttcatgatttttttttaaaaaaaatataattagaataCAGAAacttaaagaaatataaataaaggggAAATTAAGTATCATGCAATGATTGATATTCACTCAATGCTTCATAATTGATAAAGCCAAAGACATATTAGACAATCACTAAATAACTGGATGTcaccaaaaacaataaatgagtagTGCAAAGTCAAATTTCTTGTGCTGTAACCACAATATCATACAATATTGTACAAATATATTATAGAGAGAATGTAAAATATTGTATCAATATTGtttatcaaataattataaagttcCTTGTGGAAGGAACTGTATTCTTCACTCTACCaggattaaaaaatagagggattTACCATTGTGGGGTTGTGGTGATTGAGATATACATTGTGGGCATATGTGATAGGTTTTAATGCCCTATGTGTTAACTTGCTccacatgataaatttttaaagggtCATTAAGCAACCGTAACTGATGTACCATTGTATATGTATGTCCCATTAGTACCCTTTTATGGGCCGCGCTTGTCcactacattaaaaaaaaaattaaaacacaatgacactattttttaattgcgTCTCTTCGTTCTTAATGCATgtagtttatcattttttttaaaattatatatatatatattatgcataccacaacaattttatataaaaatgcagaaaaatatgGCCTGATTGTTTATAGTTGCAGTATCCATCGAGCATGCCATTATTGattttcaagagaaaaaaaaaacaagtttaataataaatatataccaattgataataatatttcacttttttttgaaaaagtttaaTAATACTTCACATTCAGTGGCGGACCCACATGGGCGGTAGACCGGACTGACCGGCTGAAAAACTTTAGAAGAAGTCCATCCGATAAGATTTAAGTCTGGGCTGAGGAAAATGAAGCCCAGGGTGAAACTGTGGTTGGGACACAGTGTGTTTATCATGaagattgatttttatttaagcc containing:
- the LOC120282937 gene encoding LOB domain-containing protein 1-like; translation: MESTGTTITTLPNPSSSSNPVIILIPCAACKLLRRRCTDKCVLAPYFPPTDPLKFTMAHRVFGASNIIKFLQELPESQRADAVSAMVYEASARMRDPVYGSTGVICHLLRQVSDLQAELAKAQAKLLNIKAHKDCLMEFNCMEIMAKSPQHQPQPLDNCNISCDLFEAYPDPDPFWEPNLWT